From Cecembia calidifontis, one genomic window encodes:
- a CDS encoding IS1595 family transposase, which produces MNILQFNERYPDEASCIHYLKEQREREGVICKNCNSKDHYWLNSLNMFQCKHCKFRTGLKNGTIMENSKLPLRTWLLAMTLVSATKKGFSCLELQRQMGHSRYETVFRLYHKLREAMGKRDSQYKLEDMVEYDEAFVSKATKSSEKTKLKKGRGSQKQATVAVMAESSILEDLITGEKDKSCRYFKMVKIDNLKAKTAEKLIKGLIDKKAVLQTDESTTYANLEDCIDVHVSELSSTKEGKFNLKWAHIAISNLKRDLQKYHMVSEKMLQNYLNEFCYKLNRRYFGKKLFDRLVIASICPYLYTSG; this is translated from the coding sequence ATGAATATTCTACAATTCAATGAAAGATATCCTGATGAGGCAAGTTGCATCCATTACTTGAAGGAACAAAGGGAAAGAGAAGGTGTCATTTGCAAGAATTGTAATTCCAAGGATCACTACTGGCTTAATTCTCTCAATATGTTCCAATGTAAACATTGTAAATTTAGGACAGGACTGAAAAATGGTACTATTATGGAAAACAGCAAGTTACCATTGAGGACTTGGTTGCTTGCAATGACTCTTGTAAGCGCAACCAAGAAGGGATTTAGCTGCCTTGAACTACAGAGGCAGATGGGTCATAGCAGATACGAGACTGTTTTCAGACTGTATCACAAGCTCCGGGAAGCAATGGGTAAACGTGACAGCCAATATAAACTAGAAGATATGGTTGAATATGATGAGGCTTTTGTAAGCAAGGCAACAAAATCTTCGGAAAAGACGAAGCTGAAGAAAGGCCGTGGAAGCCAAAAACAAGCTACTGTCGCTGTTATGGCTGAATCATCTATTCTTGAAGACCTAATTACTGGAGAAAAGGACAAAAGCTGCAGATATTTCAAGATGGTCAAAATAGATAACTTGAAGGCAAAAACAGCCGAAAAACTGATAAAAGGACTGATTGACAAAAAAGCCGTGCTCCAAACTGATGAAAGTACGACTTATGCTAACCTAGAAGATTGTATCGATGTTCACGTGAGCGAATTATCTTCCACAAAAGAGGGCAAGTTCAACCTCAAATGGGCACATATAGCAATAAGCAACCTTAAAAGGGATTTACAGAAGTACCATATGGTTTCAGAAAAGATGCTTCAAAACTATCTCAATGAATTCTGTTATAAACTAAACCGAAGATACTTTGGTAAAAAACTCTTTGATAGACTTGTTATTGCGAGCATTTGCCCCTACTTGTATACAAGCGGATAA
- a CDS encoding WD40/YVTN/BNR-like repeat-containing protein: protein MNKILQIILVFALLFSFGNQNQGGAQTFDEKLYDAVQWRLVGPHRGGRSAAVAGVASERNTFYFGATGGGVWKTTDGGRTWGNISDGYFGGSIGAVAVAESDPNIIYVGGGEKTVRGNVSYGYGFWRSNDAGKTWEHLGMEETRFVSRIRIHPTNPDVVYAAVLGDIFKPTDLRGVYKSTDGGKTWSRKLFTNPQAGAVDLILDPNNPEVLYATTWEVKRTPFSLESGGPGSKMFKSTDGGETWKEISRNKGLPSGLLGIMGITVSPVNSKRLWAIVENLDGGVFRSDDGGESWEKTNDDRNLRQRAWYYTRIYADTQDENTVYVLNVSYHKSTDGGKTFKSANAPHGDHHDLWIDPADNKRMVIADDGGAQVSFDGGDTWSTYMNQPTAQFYRVTTDNHFPYRIYGAQQDNSTMRISHRNEGSGISEEDWEESAGSESGWLAVDPTDNDVVYGGNYGGLLQYLNHRTGAARNVNVYPDNPMGHGAEGMKYRFQWNFPIFFSPHDPKVLYTTSNHFHRSTNGGQSWETFSPDLTRNAKEKLGPSGGPITKDNTSVEYYSTIFAAAESPLKKGVLWAGSDDGLVHVSKDNGKTWENVTPKDLPEWTQINSMEGHPFEEGGLYFAATAYKNGNYAPYLFKTTDYGKTWTKIVNGIDAQHFTRVVRADPVKKGILYAGTETGMYISFNDGGLWQPFQLNLPIVPITDLTIKDNNLIAATQGRSFWIIDDLTVLHQLSNDVSNKPFYLFKPQDSYTLDGVRKESKTEGTNRPGGVLVYYHLKEEPKEEVRIEFYDQNRNLMREFSSKGIEGDTLKYRLGSNEFNWNLRIPNAKGFDGLIMWSGPLRGPKVVPGDYTVLLIVDGQVQEQGFKVLPDPRYPSTQEDRQAQYDFLLKVRDKLTETHETIILIRKYRDELNGIMEKNPRQKRSIEPILRTISDIEKELYQTQNRSNQDPLNYPIRLNNKLAHLNVIVGTGEWRPTDGAEEVRVEITRQIDVQLAKFREIERSRIANILNVEELKTELKLK, encoded by the coding sequence ATGAACAAAATATTACAGATTATTTTGGTCTTTGCACTGCTATTCTCTTTTGGTAATCAGAACCAAGGCGGGGCACAGACCTTTGATGAAAAACTTTATGATGCAGTACAGTGGCGCTTGGTAGGGCCACATAGGGGTGGACGCTCTGCAGCTGTTGCAGGAGTGGCCTCTGAGCGAAATACCTTTTACTTCGGTGCAACGGGAGGGGGGGTCTGGAAAACGACTGATGGAGGAAGGACCTGGGGAAATATATCAGATGGTTATTTTGGCGGGTCCATTGGTGCGGTGGCAGTTGCAGAATCTGATCCGAACATCATCTATGTAGGAGGAGGTGAAAAAACTGTAAGGGGAAATGTTTCTTATGGTTATGGATTTTGGAGAAGTAATGATGCAGGAAAAACCTGGGAACATCTTGGTATGGAAGAAACGAGATTTGTTTCCAGAATACGGATTCATCCTACTAACCCTGATGTGGTTTATGCTGCTGTTTTGGGTGATATTTTTAAGCCTACTGATTTGAGAGGTGTTTATAAATCCACTGACGGAGGAAAGACTTGGAGCAGAAAATTGTTTACCAATCCCCAGGCCGGTGCCGTAGATTTGATCTTGGATCCCAATAATCCCGAAGTGCTTTATGCAACTACCTGGGAAGTTAAAAGGACTCCCTTCAGCCTAGAAAGTGGTGGGCCAGGTTCCAAAATGTTCAAAAGTACCGATGGAGGAGAAACATGGAAAGAGATTTCCAGAAACAAAGGATTGCCTTCTGGTTTGTTGGGTATAATGGGGATCACTGTATCACCGGTAAATTCCAAAAGGCTTTGGGCTATAGTGGAGAATCTGGATGGTGGTGTCTTCCGGTCAGATGATGGAGGAGAGTCCTGGGAAAAAACCAATGATGATAGAAACTTAAGACAAAGGGCCTGGTACTATACACGAATTTATGCAGACACCCAAGATGAAAATACAGTTTATGTATTGAATGTGAGTTATCATAAATCCACTGATGGTGGAAAAACCTTTAAAAGTGCCAATGCACCGCATGGAGATCATCATGATCTTTGGATAGATCCTGCTGACAACAAGAGGATGGTCATTGCGGATGATGGTGGTGCACAGGTTTCTTTTGATGGAGGAGATACCTGGTCGACTTATATGAATCAGCCAACAGCGCAATTTTATAGGGTGACTACAGACAACCATTTTCCATACAGGATTTATGGAGCGCAACAGGATAATAGTACAATGAGAATATCCCATAGGAATGAAGGTTCTGGAATTTCTGAGGAAGATTGGGAGGAAAGTGCTGGGTCGGAATCCGGTTGGTTGGCTGTGGACCCCACCGATAATGATGTGGTATATGGCGGTAATTATGGTGGACTCCTTCAATATCTGAACCACAGGACAGGTGCTGCTAGAAATGTGAATGTTTATCCTGACAATCCAATGGGACATGGAGCAGAAGGGATGAAATACAGGTTTCAGTGGAATTTCCCTATCTTCTTTTCCCCTCATGACCCGAAGGTGTTGTATACCACGTCCAATCATTTTCACCGTTCCACCAATGGAGGCCAATCATGGGAGACCTTTAGTCCTGATCTGACCAGAAATGCCAAGGAAAAACTTGGCCCTTCGGGAGGTCCTATTACAAAAGACAATACATCTGTAGAATATTATTCTACCATTTTTGCTGCAGCTGAATCCCCATTGAAAAAAGGAGTGCTTTGGGCGGGATCTGATGATGGCTTGGTGCATGTGTCAAAGGATAATGGAAAAACATGGGAAAATGTAACGCCTAAAGACCTGCCTGAGTGGACCCAGATCAATAGTATGGAAGGTCATCCATTTGAAGAAGGAGGCTTGTATTTTGCTGCCACTGCTTATAAAAACGGGAATTATGCACCATACCTTTTCAAAACCACCGATTATGGCAAGACTTGGACAAAAATTGTGAATGGAATTGATGCCCAGCACTTCACAAGAGTTGTCCGTGCCGATCCTGTTAAAAAAGGGATCCTTTATGCCGGTACGGAAACGGGAATGTATATCTCCTTTAACGACGGTGGCTTATGGCAGCCATTTCAATTGAACTTACCGATTGTACCTATCACAGATCTGACAATCAAAGACAACAACCTGATTGCGGCAACTCAAGGAAGGAGTTTTTGGATCATTGATGACTTGACGGTTCTCCATCAATTGTCCAATGATGTATCCAATAAACCATTCTATCTTTTTAAGCCGCAGGATAGCTATACTTTAGATGGAGTAAGAAAGGAGTCCAAAACAGAAGGAACAAATAGACCCGGAGGGGTTTTGGTGTATTATCATTTGAAGGAAGAGCCAAAAGAGGAGGTTAGGATAGAATTTTATGACCAGAATAGAAATCTCATGAGGGAGTTTTCTTCTAAAGGGATTGAAGGGGATACCTTAAAATACAGGTTGGGTTCCAATGAATTCAATTGGAATTTAAGAATCCCAAATGCCAAAGGCTTTGATGGCTTGATCATGTGGTCCGGCCCCCTTAGAGGGCCTAAAGTGGTTCCCGGGGATTATACCGTGCTGTTGATCGTAGATGGACAAGTTCAGGAACAGGGATTCAAAGTATTGCCTGACCCAAGATATCCTTCCACCCAAGAGGACAGACAGGCACAGTATGATTTCTTATTGAAGGTGAGGGATAAACTCACAGAGACCCATGAGACGATTATTTTGATCAGAAAGTACAGGGATGAACTGAATGGGATAATGGAAAAGAATCCAAGGCAAAAAAGAAGCATTGAGCCAATTCTCAGAACCATTTCAGATATTGAGAAGGAATTGTACCAAACCCAGAATAGGAGTAATCAGGATCCTCTAAACTATCCAATCCGTCTGAACAATAAATTGGCACACCTCAATGTCATTGTAGGTACAGGTGAATGGAGGCCTACAGATGGAGCAGAAGAGGTTAGGGTTGAAATTACCCGTCAAATAGATGTACAATTAGCAAAATTCAGGGAAATTGAACGTTCAAGGATTGCCAATATCCTCAATGTAGAAGAATTGAAGACAGAATTGAAGTTGAAATAA